In Carcharodon carcharias isolate sCarCar2 chromosome 22, sCarCar2.pri, whole genome shotgun sequence, the following are encoded in one genomic region:
- the LOC121293930 gene encoding small ubiquitin-related modifier 3, which translates to MADEKPKDVLKSENDHINLKVAGQDGSVVQFKIKKHTPLSKLMKAYCERQGLAIRQIRFRFDGQPINETDTPAQLEMEDEDTIDVFQQQTGGQY; encoded by the exons GATGTACTGAAATCAGAAAATGACCACATTAACCTGAAGGTGGCAGGCCAAGATGGTTCCGTTGTGCAGTTCAAAATCAAAAAGCATACACCGCTAAGCAAACTGATGAAAGCGTACTGTGAACGTCAG GGTTTGGCAATTCGACAGATCAGATTCCGATTTGATGGACAGCCAATTAATGAAACAGATACACCTGCACAG TTGGAGATGGAAGATGAGGACACAATTGATGTATTCCAGCAGCAGACTGGGGGCCAGTACTGA